ACAGTATAGCATCTATAAAGATGCGCTCGAATATTTCGAGGGCTATACCGTTACAGATGATATGCTCAGGAATATTTCCGTCCCGACCACCATTATCACAGCGGAAGACGATCCCATCATTCCGATCGAGGATTTTCATCGGCTCGAGCTGAATCACCTGACGAGACTGGTGATCCATCGGTATGGCGGACATAATGGCTTCATTGAAAGCTTCAGGCTTAACAGTTGGTATGAAAGAAGAATGGTGGTACTCTTCGACCAACTCGTCCTGTAATCAGCTTTGGAATGTTTGTAGACCTGTTGGGATGGCGGTTACTTCCCCCAACTGTGGCCATGACATCGGTTATGATCGACTCCAAGAAACAGCGTCGGCCGGAAATCCGTCAGTGGCCGGAAAGGCAGGCCTCCACTTTTGTAGCATGCAAATGGCGGGAAAGCCTTGCCCAGCTCCTCAACAGTAACAACCACAGAGGAATCTAATGGACCCTGACATGGTTGAGGGTTCTCAGGTTCTCTGACTCACAGTTGGCTTAAACTCTTTGTATGATAGAATGAATGACACTGCAACGGCATGAGATTGCAGTTCTGTTGTTTTTGCGTACTGCATTACGTTGATATGATTTACCAGCTCCGCGTCCCATCAACCTTCAGGAGAAACCAGCTTGAAGACTATCATCAGGAATGCAAATCTAATTGATGGCATTGCAAGAAAACCGGCTCTTGGTGTGGACCTGTTGATCGAAGACGACGCCATTAAAGATATCGGGCCGGAATTAAAGACTGGAGACGTCGCGGTAAGCATCGACGCCGCGGGCAAGACCGTCATGCCCGGCCTTATCGACGCGCATCTTCATCTGATGGGAATTCGCGGCTATAATCCGATTTTGGTCTATACGGATCCTCCATTTTTGAGAGCCACTCGAGGCGTCGCGGATGTGAGGAATCTCATCGAGGCGGGTTTCACAGCGGTCCGTTGCGCAGGTTCGAATTTAAGCATCTCGCTGAACAGGGCGATAGAAGAAGGGACTATTCCCGGCCCAAGAATCGTCGCCTCCAACCTCGCCATTTCCCAAACGGCGGGCCACGGAGACCTCCATATGCTGCCGCGCGAATGGCTTGCCGGCCCGTACTTCTCTTCCCGGATCGCCGACGGTCCGGATGATTGTCGCAAAGCCGCTCGCGAGCAGATTCGCGAGGGGGCCGGAGTCATCAAGATCATGACGACCGGCGGTGTGCTCTCCGAAAAAGATTCGCCCGCCCAGCCTCAATTCGTGGATGAGGAAGTCGCGGCCATCGTGGAAGAAGCTCACCGCGTCGGACTCAAAGTCATGTCACACGCGCAAAGCCCGGCGGGGATTCAGTTGGCTCTGAGAAATGGAGTCGATACGATTGAGCACGCTATTTATCTGGATGAAAAGACGATTGATCT
The nucleotide sequence above comes from Candidatus Abyssobacteria bacterium SURF_5. Encoded proteins:
- a CDS encoding amidohydrolase family protein, encoding MKTIIRNANLIDGIARKPALGVDLLIEDDAIKDIGPELKTGDVAVSIDAAGKTVMPGLIDAHLHLMGIRGYNPILVYTDPPFLRATRGVADVRNLIEAGFTAVRCAGSNLSISLNRAIEEGTIPGPRIVASNLAISQTAGHGDLHMLPREWLAGPYFSSRIADGPDDCRKAAREQIREGAGVIKIMTTGGVLSEKDSPAQPQFVDEEVAAIVEEAHRVGLKVMSHAQSPAGIQLALRNGVDTIEHAIYLDEKTIDLLLEKNAVVVPTFAIVDAIVKYGRVAGVREYAMRKAEESHKAHIESIRNAFDAGVKIAAGTDFPGSPGVAHGDNAVELEIFVEQLGLSPMDAIISATRIGAEALGMDDKIGTLSPGKKADLLIVDGDPTQDIKILQDKSAIKLVMRSGQIAVDRR